A genomic window from Chitinophaga pollutisoli includes:
- a CDS encoding aspartate-semialdehyde dehydrogenase, whose amino-acid sequence MKVAVVGATGLVGSKMLQVLAERNFPVTELIPVASEKSVGKEVVYKGKPYKVVTADTAIGMKPNVAIFSAGGSTSLEWAPRFAEAGITVIDNSSAWRMDPTKKLVVPEVNADALTKEDKIIANPNCSTIQMVLVLKPLHDKYGINRVVVSTYQSVTGTGVKAVTQLMNERQGIEGEMAYAYPIDLNVIPQIDVFTENGYTKEEMKMVKETVKIMGDEKVKVTATTVRIPVMGGHSESVNIEFDKDFDLSEVRSILAATPGLIVVDDPAKAQYPMPKDAHDKDEVFVGRIRRDETQANTLNLWIVADNLRKGAATNAVQIAEYLSGKNWL is encoded by the coding sequence ATGAAAGTAGCCGTAGTAGGCGCCACCGGACTGGTAGGCTCCAAAATGTTGCAAGTACTCGCGGAAAGGAATTTCCCTGTGACGGAACTGATCCCTGTCGCTTCCGAAAAATCTGTTGGTAAGGAAGTAGTGTATAAGGGTAAGCCGTACAAAGTGGTAACCGCAGATACGGCTATTGGCATGAAACCGAACGTAGCCATCTTCTCCGCCGGCGGCAGTACTTCTCTGGAGTGGGCGCCGAGGTTCGCGGAAGCAGGCATCACCGTGATCGACAACTCTTCCGCCTGGCGCATGGATCCCACCAAGAAGCTGGTGGTTCCCGAAGTGAATGCAGACGCGCTCACGAAGGAAGATAAAATCATCGCGAATCCTAACTGTTCGACTATTCAAATGGTGCTGGTACTGAAACCGCTCCACGATAAATATGGTATCAACCGCGTAGTGGTGTCCACTTATCAATCCGTAACCGGCACCGGCGTAAAAGCCGTGACCCAGCTCATGAACGAGCGCCAGGGTATTGAAGGAGAAATGGCATATGCCTATCCCATCGACCTGAACGTAATTCCGCAGATCGACGTGTTTACCGAAAACGGTTACACCAAGGAAGAAATGAAAATGGTGAAAGAAACCGTGAAGATCATGGGCGACGAGAAAGTAAAAGTTACGGCTACTACCGTGCGCATTCCGGTAATGGGCGGACATAGCGAAAGCGTGAACATCGAGTTCGACAAAGATTTCGATCTTTCGGAAGTACGCAGCATCCTTGCTGCAACGCCGGGTTTGATTGTGGTAGACGATCCTGCGAAAGCGCAATATCCCATGCCGAAGGATGCACATGACAAAGACGAAGTATTTGTAGGCCGCATCCGCCGCGACGAAACACAGGCGAATACATTGAACCTTTGGATCGTGGCAGACAACCTGCGTAAAGGTGCGGCAACAAACGCTGTACAAATCGCGGAATACCTGAGCGGTAAGAACTGGTTGTAA
- a CDS encoding porin: MRKSLFALLAVFSIVPALAQDSTRLLPVGFKLSGSADVYYKYNFNKNVTDNKTSFTGSHNSFELNMLSLKLESTFKNVGMVADIGFGKRAEDFSYNDDKTRLAIKQLFVAFAPTDWLKFSMGSYSTHVGYELVDAYANRNYSMSYMFSYGPFFHTGVKADMTFGSHSLMVGVFNPTDFKSATWGGIKFIGAQYGFAPAEVPFKFYLNYIGGRDTFQTRNDQLDAVITYQLTPKFGLGYNGTYSMYKNGVNTNWYGSALYLNYDPTESLGLTLRGEYFSDKDNIKVYGDKTEYPEGGSIFAVTLSGQYKVGGFTLIPEFRLDHGSKDIFTKADAPKANSANVLLAAIYKF, from the coding sequence ATGAGAAAAAGTTTATTCGCGCTCCTGGCTGTCTTTTCGATTGTGCCTGCCCTCGCACAGGATTCTACACGCCTCCTCCCCGTAGGTTTTAAATTGTCCGGCTCTGCCGATGTATATTATAAATACAACTTCAACAAAAACGTTACCGACAATAAGACCAGTTTCACCGGTTCCCACAATTCCTTTGAGCTGAACATGCTTTCGCTTAAACTGGAAAGCACTTTCAAGAACGTAGGCATGGTGGCGGATATCGGCTTCGGAAAGCGTGCGGAAGATTTTTCGTACAACGACGATAAAACAAGACTGGCGATCAAGCAGCTGTTTGTTGCCTTTGCCCCTACCGACTGGCTGAAGTTCTCCATGGGTTCGTACAGCACCCACGTAGGTTACGAGCTGGTAGACGCATACGCGAACCGCAACTACAGCATGTCATATATGTTTTCCTATGGCCCTTTCTTCCACACCGGGGTAAAGGCGGATATGACGTTCGGCTCGCACAGCCTTATGGTGGGCGTGTTCAACCCGACCGACTTTAAATCCGCTACCTGGGGTGGGATCAAGTTCATCGGCGCGCAATATGGATTTGCCCCGGCGGAGGTTCCTTTCAAGTTTTACCTGAACTACATCGGCGGCCGCGATACTTTCCAGACCCGCAACGACCAGCTGGACGCGGTGATAACCTATCAGCTGACGCCCAAGTTCGGCCTGGGGTACAACGGCACCTACAGCATGTACAAAAACGGCGTGAACACCAATTGGTACGGCTCGGCGCTTTACCTGAATTACGACCCCACCGAAAGCCTGGGGCTCACTTTGCGCGGGGAGTATTTCTCCGACAAGGATAATATCAAAGTATACGGCGACAAGACCGAATATCCCGAAGGTGGCAGCATCTTCGCTGTAACGCTGTCTGGCCAGTACAAGGTAGGTGGCTTCACGCTGATCCCGGAGTTCAGGCTGGATCACGGTTCGAAGGATATATTCACCAAGGCGGACGCGCCGAAGGCCAATTCCGCCAATGTGCTGCTGGCGGCGATCTATAAGTTTTAA
- a CDS encoding ammonium transporter: MKKISFQDYLPFIVLAGLAIIGIFLPTPTTFADASKYNFADVAWILVATSLVFLMTPGLSFFYGGMVNRKNVISTMMQSFIATGLISIIWVVVGFSLAFGESQNGIIGDPSTFFFFKGVPDGPAWGTIPMMLFALFQLKFAVITPALVVGAVAERIRFTSYVLFMVMFSLLVYAPIAHWTWHSEGILFKLGVLDFAGGTVVHISAGCAALAGALVLRRRKDHIAKKELTPANVPFVLLGTGLLWFGWFGFNAGSSLGANALAVTAFAATNTATAAAGLSWIFFDVIRGRKPSVLGFCIGAVVGLVAITPAAGYVGVPQSLFIGFVAAIVSNLVVHFKNKSSIDDTLDVFPCHGVGGMTGMLLTGVFASQAINPAITENGWAYGNFSLFYKQTLGLLLVVGYSFAVSWAIFKFINYVHPLRVSDEEEELGLDVTQHNEMYHPNMMSISSNGTLTEEETGIQHG; the protein is encoded by the coding sequence ATGAAGAAAATTTCATTTCAGGATTATCTGCCCTTTATCGTTTTGGCCGGACTTGCCATAATTGGCATTTTTTTACCGACCCCGACCACTTTTGCTGATGCCAGCAAGTATAATTTCGCAGATGTCGCCTGGATCCTGGTAGCCACCTCCCTGGTATTTTTGATGACCCCCGGTTTGTCCTTCTTCTACGGAGGCATGGTGAACCGAAAGAACGTCATCTCTACCATGATGCAAAGCTTCATCGCCACCGGCCTGATCAGCATTATCTGGGTAGTGGTAGGCTTCAGCCTGGCATTCGGTGAATCCCAGAACGGTATCATCGGAGATCCTTCGACGTTCTTTTTCTTTAAAGGCGTTCCGGACGGGCCGGCCTGGGGAACTATTCCCATGATGCTGTTCGCCCTGTTCCAACTCAAGTTTGCCGTGATCACCCCGGCGCTGGTAGTAGGCGCGGTAGCGGAGCGTATCCGTTTTACCTCCTACGTCCTCTTTATGGTGATGTTCTCCCTCCTGGTGTATGCGCCCATCGCGCACTGGACCTGGCATTCTGAAGGCATCCTCTTTAAACTCGGCGTGCTCGACTTCGCCGGTGGTACCGTAGTACACATTTCCGCGGGTTGCGCGGCCCTCGCAGGCGCCCTGGTGCTCCGCCGCCGGAAAGACCATATCGCCAAGAAAGAACTGACCCCCGCCAACGTACCTTTTGTACTGCTGGGTACCGGTCTGCTCTGGTTCGGTTGGTTCGGCTTCAATGCTGGTTCTTCCCTCGGCGCCAACGCCCTGGCCGTGACCGCTTTCGCCGCTACCAATACCGCTACCGCCGCCGCTGGTCTTTCCTGGATCTTCTTCGATGTGATCCGTGGCCGTAAACCTTCGGTACTCGGATTCTGTATCGGCGCCGTGGTTGGTCTTGTAGCCATCACTCCCGCCGCAGGTTATGTAGGCGTTCCGCAATCGCTGTTCATCGGTTTTGTTGCGGCTATCGTTTCCAACCTTGTCGTACACTTCAAAAACAAATCTTCCATCGACGATACGCTGGACGTATTCCCCTGCCATGGCGTAGGTGGTATGACCGGTATGCTGCTGACAGGCGTTTTCGCCTCCCAGGCCATCAATCCCGCCATCACGGAAAACGGTTGGGCTTACGGCAACTTCAGCCTGTTCTACAAACAAACCCTCGGCCTGTTGCTGGTAGTAGGTTACAGCTTCGCGGTATCCTGGGCCATCTTCAAGTTCATCAACTACGTTCATCCGCTCCGCGTGTCTGACGAAGAAGAAGAACTCGGCCTGGACGTTACCCAGCACAACGAAATGTACCATCCCAACATGATGAGCATTAGCAGCAACGGCACGCTCACAGAAGAAGAAACCGGTATCCAGCACGGATAA